GACGTCGTCAAAGTGGGCGACCAATTGGAAGTCAAAGTCCTGGAAATCGACAACATGGGCCGGGTCAACCTTTCGCGGCGGGCGGTCATCAAACCCGGTTCGGAATTGGAAGTCGCCCCCCGGGGTCCCCGGCGCGACGAACGCGGCGGCGGACGCGGCGGCGATCGTTTTGAGCGGCGCGGCGGCGGTGGGTATCGCGGCGGCGACCGCGGGGGAGACCGCGGCGGCGATCGTGGAGCCCCGCCGGCCCCTCCGCGCCCTCCCGTGGAACGCCGCAGCGACGATCACGGCGGTCGCGGGTACGAATAAATCGTGACGGAACGCCCCGCCCCCACCAACGGCCTTCGATTGCCGGGCCCCGACGAGCTTCGTCATTATTACGAACTCATGCGGGAGCGGGATCTCCTGGAATTGGAGATCCGCGACGGCGGGTTCTATTTAAAATTGGCCCGGCCCGCCCCGGGGGGCGTCGTTCCCCAGGTCCCCGCGCTGGCGGCGGCTCAAGCGCCCCCGCCCCCGGTCCCCTCGGTCGCGGCCGCCCCGACGCCGGCGGCGCTGTCGATTACGTCGCCCTTGGCCGGGGTGTTTTACCGCTCCCCCGCCCCCAACGCCGCCGCCTTTGTGAAAGAAGGGGACGCCGTGGCCTACGGCGATGTCCTGTGCATCGTCGAGGCCATGAAGGTGATGAACGAAATTCGCGCCGACAAGCCCGGCAAGATTAAAAAGATCGCCGCGGAAAACGGCAAACCGGTGTCCGCGGGGCAAGACCTCTTCCTCCTCGAACCGGCCTGACCGGGATGCATCACGAAATCGGCCAGGCCGGCGGCCTCGTGCTGGAATATCTCACCCGCCAAGGCGAATCTTCCGCCCTTCAAATTCGCTCGGACCTTCGATTGACCCAAACCTTGTTGTATTTGGCCCTGGGGTGGCTTTCCCGCGAAGGCAAGATCGACATCGTGGCCCGGGACCGAACCTACTGGGTGCTGGTTAAATCGTGACCCTCCTCCGCGCGGCCCTGCTCGGTGTGGTGCAAGGCCTCACCGAATTCCTTCCCGTTTCCTCCGACGGCCATCTCGCCCTGTTTCAAGCGGCGTTCGGCGAGGGCTCGCTCGCCCTGGACGTCGCCCTCCACGCGGGAACTCTTCTTTCCATGTTGCTCTTTTTCCGTTCCGACCTCGGACGCCTCTTTCAAGGATTGACCTCCCGCGTCGATGACGAACCCCGCGCCCTGGAGAGACGGCGACTTCTCTTAATTCTCATCGCCACGGTTCCGACCGGGATCATCGGATTGGGGCTCAAGCACACCGTGGAACGTTTATCGATGTCGCTTTTGGCCGCTGGCGTTGGGTTTCTCATCACCGCGGCGTTTCTATTGGCCGGCGAACGACGGGGCCGGCGGGAAGGGGGCCTCTCCCTCCGGGATATTCCACTTTGGCACCCCGTGCTGATCGGTCTCGCCCAAGGGGCCGCCGTCTGGCCGGGCTGGTCCCGAAGCGCCTCCACCATCGGCCTCGCCTTGGTTTTGGGCTGGCGCTGGGACGACGCCGGCCGCTTTAGCTTTCTGGCGGCCATGCCGGCCATTTTCGGCGCGGTGCTATTGACCGCCCGGGACATCGCCGCCTTGCCGCCCGTTCCGGCGGTGGTGGGCTTTCTCGTTTCCTTCGCCGTGGGGACGCTCTCGCTCCGAATCCTGATGCGGTTTCTGGCCGCCCGGCGCCTCTGGCCCTTTGCCCTGTATTGCCTCGGGTTGGGCCTCTTCGCGCTCCTCAAAAGTGTGTAAAATAAGCCGACATGGCCTTTTCCCTGAACGCCCGATTTAAAACCAACGCCCGCGGACGCCGCCGTTCGGAAACGAAAAACCGCGGCTCCTTGCCGGGCATCGTCCTCATGACCGCCTCGGTTCTGGCGATGTATTGCGTGTTGTTCCCTTTGGGTTTGGGGGGAAAACCGATCAAAGCGGCCTTGGCCACGGCCTTCGGCGTGGGCCGGTTTATTGTGCCTTTGTGGGCGGGCTACGTCGGGCTTCGATTTTCTCTGCGGCGCCCCTGGCCCCAACCGACGTTGCGCATCGTCCTGGGGGCGTTGTTCCAGGCGGCCGCCCTTTCTTTCGTCAGCCTTTTTTCCCAATTGGCTTTCCAACAAAATGCCGCCGGCGTCGTCGGGTTGGCCGGGCAGGAATTTTTGGTCCGCCTTTTTGGCCCTCCGGGGGCGTGGCTCGTGTCCCTGACGGCGATGGGACTCGCCGCCGCCGGGTTGATGCGCGTCTCCCCGATGACCGTGGTGGAATGGTTGTGGACGCAACTTAAAAACGATGTGAACGAATGGCGCTCCGCGCGCCAGCAGACCGCGGCGAAAAAAGATCCTGTGGTGAAGCCGCGCCCGATGGCGCCCGCCCCCCTCGAGCCCCGACCGGCCCCGACCGTGGTCAAAAACACGCCGACCCCCGTCGTTGCCGCGCCGCCTCCGGCCGCCCCGACGCCGGCCCGTGAATCGGCCAAACCGGTCGCTCCGCGGCACGCCCCCGCCCCCGCGGTGGCCGTCGCCGGCCCCGCCGCCGCGGCGCGCCCGCCCTACCAATTGCCGCCGATCAGCCTCCTGAGCGAACCCGACAACAAGGGCCGCCAGCCCGCGGAAGACGCCTTGGTGGCCAAAGCCAAAATTTTGGAGCAAACCCTGGCCAATTTCGGGGTCGAGGCCCGCACCACCGACATTCACCCGGGCCCCGTTATTACCCGTTATGATTTGGAACCCGCCCCGGGCGTCAAGATCAGCTCCATCGTCAACTTGGCCGACGACATCGCCCTGGCCATGAAAGCCACCCGGGTGCGGGTGCTGGCGCCCATCCCCGGCAAAGGAGCGGTCGGGGTGGAGATCCCCAATTCCGAATCCGTGATCGTCTCGTTGAAGGAAATCATCGCCGACGCCCGATTTCAAAACAGCGTGTCGCCCCTCACGGTCGCCCTGGGAAAAACCAGCTCCGGGGAGCCCCACGTCACGGATTTGGCGCCCATGCCGCATCTCCTCGTCGCCGGGGCCACCGGGGCGGGAAAATCCGTGGCGATCCACACGCTCATCATGTCGGTCTTGTTGCGCGCCAAACCCGACCAGGTCAAATTTTGCCTCATCGATCCCAAGCGGCTCGAATTGCCGGTGTACGACGGCCTGCCTCACTTGTACGATCCGCGCACGGGCCCCGATGCCGCCCAGGTCATCACCTTGCCCAAGGAAGCGGCCAAGGCGCTCCAGCGCATGGTCAAAGTGATGGAATACCGCTACGAAATATTCGCTCGGGCCAACGTCCGCAACATTGAGGGTTACAACGAAAAACGCCGGGCCCAGGGCCTGCCGCCGGAGTTTTACATCATCGTCGTCATCGACGAGTTGGCCGACTTGATGCTGATTTCCGCCAAAGAGGTGGAAGACTGCATCCAACGCCTGGCCCAAATGGCCCGGGCCGTGGGGATCCACCTGGTCCTCGCCACCCAACGGCCCTCGGTGGACGTCATCACGGGCGTCATCAAAGCGAACCTCCCGGCCCGCATTGCTTTG
The window above is part of the Elusimicrobiota bacterium genome. Proteins encoded here:
- a CDS encoding biotin carboxyl carrier domain-containing protein — its product is MRERDLLELEIRDGGFYLKLARPAPGGVVPQVPALAAAQAPPPPVPSVAAAPTPAALSITSPLAGVFYRSPAPNAAAFVKEGDAVAYGDVLCIVEAMKVMNEIRADKPGKIKKIAAENGKPVSAGQDLFLLEPA
- a CDS encoding winged helix-turn-helix domain-containing protein, with protein sequence MHHEIGQAGGLVLEYLTRQGESSALQIRSDLRLTQTLLYLALGWLSREGKIDIVARDRTYWVLVKS
- a CDS encoding undecaprenyl-diphosphate phosphatase; amino-acid sequence: MTLLRAALLGVVQGLTEFLPVSSDGHLALFQAAFGEGSLALDVALHAGTLLSMLLFFRSDLGRLFQGLTSRVDDEPRALERRRLLLILIATVPTGIIGLGLKHTVERLSMSLLAAGVGFLITAAFLLAGERRGRREGGLSLRDIPLWHPVLIGLAQGAAVWPGWSRSASTIGLALVLGWRWDDAGRFSFLAAMPAIFGAVLLTARDIAALPPVPAVVGFLVSFAVGTLSLRILMRFLAARRLWPFALYCLGLGLFALLKSV
- a CDS encoding DNA translocase FtsK 4TM domain-containing protein, whose product is MAFSLNARFKTNARGRRRSETKNRGSLPGIVLMTASVLAMYCVLFPLGLGGKPIKAALATAFGVGRFIVPLWAGYVGLRFSLRRPWPQPTLRIVLGALFQAAALSFVSLFSQLAFQQNAAGVVGLAGQEFLVRLFGPPGAWLVSLTAMGLAAAGLMRVSPMTVVEWLWTQLKNDVNEWRSARQQTAAKKDPVVKPRPMAPAPLEPRPAPTVVKNTPTPVVAAPPPAAPTPARESAKPVAPRHAPAPAVAVAGPAAAARPPYQLPPISLLSEPDNKGRQPAEDALVAKAKILEQTLANFGVEARTTDIHPGPVITRYDLEPAPGVKISSIVNLADDIALAMKATRVRVLAPIPGKGAVGVEIPNSESVIVSLKEIIADARFQNSVSPLTVALGKTSSGEPHVTDLAPMPHLLVAGATGAGKSVAIHTLIMSVLLRAKPDQVKFCLIDPKRLELPVYDGLPHLYDPRTGPDAAQVITLPKEAAKALQRMVKVMEYRYEIFARANVRNIEGYNEKRRAQGLPPEFYIIVVIDELADLMLISAKEVEDCIQRLAQMARAVGIHLVLATQRPSVDVITGVIKANLPARIALRVASQIDSRVILDGPGAESLVGKGDMLFLPAGAPQPIRLQGAFVSEKEVEAVVNFCKSQGGPDYVDIFAQIAAAESAQEDSETRQQLDEALRLVVERKRVSQDLLKAHFGSSARATNVLSLLEVKGFIFKPEGTNKWEIYFDKIDDYFRIPGAPPPPPEEPTTPTQSERASA